From a region of the Acomys russatus chromosome 4, mAcoRus1.1, whole genome shotgun sequence genome:
- the LOC127188594 gene encoding olfactory receptor 4F15-like — MVRANHSAVSEFVLLGLSNSWEIQIFLFFFFCLFYVSSLTGNFIIVVTVTSDPYLHSPMYFLLANLSVIDLIFCSIAAPKMICDLFRKQKVISFGGCISQIFFSHAVGGTEMVLLIAMAFDRYVAICKPLHYLTIMSPRMCLLILVAAWIIGLIHSLAQLVFVINLPFCGPNILDSFYCDIPRLIKLACTDTYKLELMVTANSGFISLVAFFLLIFSYVFLLITVQKHSSGRSSKALSTLLAHVTVVVLFFGPLIFFYVWPAPSTHVDKFLAIFDAVLTPFLNPVIYTLRNREMKIAIRKVFSQRLAFRISM; from the coding sequence ATGGTTAGAGCAAACCACTCTGCAGTATCTGAATTCGTCCTGCTGGGGCTCTCAAATTCCTGGGAgatacagatttttctttttttctttttttgtctgttctATGTGTCCAGTTTGACTGGAAACTTCATCATAGTTGTCACAGTCACTTCTGATCCCTACTTGCATTCGCCCATGTATTTTCTACTGGCCAACCTCTCTGTTATTGATCTTATATTTTGTTCTATTGCAGCACCCAAAATGATTTGTGATCTTTTCAGAAAGCAGAAAGTCATCTCTTTTGGAGGCTGTATCAGTCAGATATTTTTTAGTCATGCTGTTGGGGGCACTGAGATGGTGCTACTTATAGCCATGGCCTTTGACAGGTATGTGGCCATATGCAAACCCCTTCACTATCTGACCATAATGAGCCCACGGATGTGCCTGTTAATATTAGTGGCTGCTTGGATCATTGGCCTTATTCATTCATTGGCTCAGTTGGTGTTTGTTATAAACTTGCCCTTCTGTGGCCCTAACATACTAGACAGCTTCTACTGTGACATACCACGACTCATCAAACTTGCATGCACAGATACTTATAAACTGGAGTTGATGGTCACTGCCAATAGTGGGTTCATTTCCCTGGTTGCGTTCTTTTTACTCATATTCTCCTATGTCTTCCTCCTCATCACTGTTCAGAAGCACTCCTCAGGACGTTCGTCCAAGGCGCTTTCTACTCTGTTGGCTCATGTTACTGTTGTAGTTCTGTTTTTTGgcccattgatttttttctatgtgtggCCTGCCCCTTCAACACATGTAGATAAATTTCTTGCTATATTTGATGCCGTTTTGACTCCTTTTCTAAATCCAGTTATCTATACATTGAGGAACAGAGAGATGAAGATAGCAATCAGGAAAGTATTTTCTCAGCGCCTGGCTTTTAGAATATCAATGTAG
- the LOC127188596 gene encoding olfactory receptor 4F3/4F16/4F29-like, with protein sequence MGGVNHSVVSEFVFLGLTNSWSVQLLLFVFSSVLYAASMMGNCLVVFTVASDPHLHSPMYFLLANLSFIDLGVSSVCSPKMIYDLFRKLKVISFRGCITQIFFIHFIGGMEMVLLIAMAFDRYVAICKPLHYLTIMSPRMCILFSVAAWVVGLMHSLVQLAFVINLPFCGPNVLDSFYCDLPRFIKLACTDTYQLEFMVTANSGFISVGSFFILIISYIVIITTVQKHSSSGSSKALSTLSAHVSVVVLFFGPLIFFYAWPSPSIHLDKFLAIFDAVVTPFLNPVIYTFRNQEMKVAMKRVCRQLVSYRKTS encoded by the coding sequence ATGGGAGGAGTGAATCACTCTGTGGTGTCCGAGTTTGTGTTCTTGGGACTCACCAACTCCTGGAGTGTTCAGCTACTGCTCTTTGTGTTCTCCTCTGTGTTGTATGCAGCAAGCATGATGGGAAACTGCTTAGTTGTGTTCACTGTGGCATCTGATCCTCACTTACATTCTCCCATGTACTTTCTGCTGGCTAATCTCTCCTTCATTGACTTGggtgtttcttctgtttgttctccCAAGATGATTTACGACTTGTTCAGAAAACTCAAAGTCATCTCCTTTAGAGGCTGCATCACTCAAATCTTCTTCATTCACTTCATTGGTGGTATGGAGATGGTTTTACTCATAGCCATGGCCTTTGACAGATATGTGGCCATCTGTAAGCCTCTCCATTACCTGACAATTATGAGCCCAAGGATGTGCATCTTGTTTTCAGTGGCCGCCTGGGTGGTTGGCCTTATGCATTCTCTGGTTCAACTGGCTTTTGTGATAAACTTACCTTTCTGTGGGCCGAATGTGTTGGACAGCTTCTACTGTGACCTTCCTCGGTTCATCAAACTTGCCTGCACAGATACTTACCAACTGGAATTTATGGTCACAGCCAACAGTGGGTTCATCTCTGTGGGCTCCTTCTTCATACTGATCATTTCCTATATTGTCATCATAACCACTGTGCAGAAACACTCTTCAAGTGGCTCCTCTAAAGCCCTGTCCACTCTTTCAGCTCATGTATCTGTCGTTGTTTTATTCTTTGGCCCTTTGATATTTTTCTATGCCTGGCCTTCTCCTTCTATACATCTGGATAAATTTCTGGCCATATTTGATGCAGTTGTTACTCCTTTTCTGAATCCTGTGATCTACACATTCAGAAATCAAGAAATGAAGGTGGCCATGAAGAGAGTATGCAGACAGCTAGTTAGTTATAGGAAAACTTCTTAA